AGGGATTGGAAAAAACGGGATTCAGCCTGGAAAAGCAATGAGTGGGGAAAGGAGGGTGTTAGGAGGGGTGGTGCAACCATGAACGACGTGCAGAAAATGAAGACAGGATTACTGTCGGTGCGATTGGGTTTGCCAGTGTGAGGCGGAGAGAGGAGGGGTTGTCTCTGCACGGTGCGCAACTGCAGAATTCATTGCCTCAGGCTGTTTGGGCAATGTGCGTGGTTTCAAGAAGCAATTAAACATGTGCAGAGGGTGGGCATTGGTACAGCTGATGACAGAGCTTTTGGGAAGCTGTGTGCATTTACTGGAAGAGAAATATATTCATATGTTTGTCCATATGTGGTTTCTCTGGGTATCTGCTGTCAGCCACTGTAGGAGACAGGTAAGGGCTTGATAGACTTTTTGTTTAATGAGGTGAAGACGCTGTTGTTAGCTGTTTTAGGGTAGATCTGCTGTGGGTAGTGGAAATGGGGATGGCCTGGTGTTCTCTGCCAGGGCACTGCTGTCTGCAGCTCCCCGGGTGGATGGCAGCGTCTGGGATGCCAGAGGAGGCAGGACTTTCACACTCTTCTGTACTTTGATGATTAAGACCTGACTCCAGTGATATACTTGGACAATAAAGGTTAAGTATAAGAGTGTGTGGACAGGATATAATTCCCTGACTGCCTTGAGGATACTGCATCACTCACTCATTCTCTGCACAGGATTAATTTACCCGCAGAGGACTTGCTGTGTGGGGTGAGTCTGCCAGCCAGCCAGTGCTGCACCCCACAGCCGCCTTGAGCTCTAGGTTTCAGGAAGGCAGCAGCTATTTGTTTAAGTGTTTTtatagtttgggggggggggttgtccttTCTTTCTTAATGCTCATAGCTGACACCTTGTGCTTTGTGTAGGTGATAAGTTTGTGTCACCTCCAGAAGAGCACATTTGTACTAACCGCTGCGATACAGAAGCGCACAGAAGTGACTTATCTAAGGGTGTGGAAAGAGAGCACCACTTGTGGGGTATCCTACCTTGCCTGGAAGAGCAACTGCCTTCCCGCTCGGCAGAAAAGGTTTGCTGGGAGAGTGCTTGAGAGGGACCTCATGTTAGGACACTACTTgtgcaaataaaatatataatgtgAAGTAGTAGTAATAATTAAACTGAACTGCAGTGAACCCTTGGTGAACAAAAGGTACCTTGAAATGTTGTGGCTCTCCTAAAATGTACTTGCTTGCAGAACCTACTTTGCCAACttacaaatcaaagcaaaatacCTGTTCACATTGCAGCGGCATGCACAGTCATCAAAGGCGGAGATCACATTGTGCTGAGTGCTGAAGGTGAGTTTTCTAGGTTCCTTTGTGGGgcccagggaggagaggaggtgttGTAACTTGTTGGGCATCCTCTGCTGTGTGGCATTGGGAGGAGCGTCCCAGCAGGAACTTGCAATGAACTGTAAGGTTGTTCCACTGCGATGAACCTGCCACTCCTCTAGATGATCCTAGCCACGGGAAACAAAAGCTGACAGTACCAAGATGCGCCTGCTATCACCTACACCTGGAAGCCCGTCAGGAGGGGCTTCTGAATTCAAAAGCATGGCAGAACCCTCCATGGCCCGGAATGAAGGACTTCGCTCTGCAGGGCAGTAGGGCAGCTGGGCACCTCCTGTGGTGCAGAGGATCTGTCCTGCCCACGCAGAGCATCTTGGTGGAGTTTCCTGGAAGCGACACCCTCATCTTGTGTAAAGAAGTATAGCATAAATCAAGTCAGGTTGGGGTCTGCACGAAGCGTGGTCGGAGGGAGGTGTCTCAGAGTTTTGTACTACACTGACACTGGACAACTCTATTTTGGTGTTTCTCTCGCGCGCAATTTGGAAAACCTTGCTATCTAAGTGTGGTTTGCCTGCAGAGCCTCTGACAGCATGGAGGCTGACTCAGCGGTGCTTTCCCCTTTAGCAAATGGCTTTTGCAGTCTCCTGCCTTCATGTGGCTCTTTCCATTCCCAAGGGCACCAGGCAGACACCGAGCAGGCTGGCCCACCAGGGTCTCCAGCTGCAGAGGGGACCGGGGGGGAGGCAGGGTTGAGAGTGTCTTGCAGAGACCGCAGCAGAAGAGGAACTATAAACAGCACAGGGAACCTTGTGTTAACTACTCACAGAAGAGAGCGCAGTGATgtcctgcatcccctcccaacagcccccccttccccagaCTGCTGTACCTCTGCATCTGAAACCATACTGGCCAAAAAGACTTCAGCGTGCCTTTCTAGCACTTGCTTCTCAAGCAAATGAAAAGTGAGGTGGTCTGTCAAGGCAGGGGAAATCACTTCAATAGAAGCTAGAATTACTAGTGCTTCTagaattttgatatttttttttcttagtttatgAAGTGGAGGTAGAAGAATGTTTACTTTTTAAGCAGCCTGCTCTGTGAGAAATCAGGATGAGTTCCTTCACatagttaaaagaaaatataagtagTCAGCATTAGGATGCTTTAATAATTTAGTATTTAATCCTATGAACAGTAGCATTTGTAATTTAGCTTATGTGGCATTGTACTGACTCGGAGTTCCTGCAAAAGCAAGCTACTTCTTGAATTGTGTAACACTGTGAAAGCTCCCTTTCTTTTGCTGCATTTCCTTGGTAGAGTGAAGCTATAAAGCCTAAAATACGTTTTTCTAGTCTGTGAAGACCTGTGGATTAAGATATATGTTGTAAAGCAACTTTTCATACGACTCGCTCCAAAAAAGCAGGGAGTCTTCTCTGCCATTGCATTTGAGAAAGAGTGTGTGAATTGCCCAAGAATAGGCAGTAAGATATTTCCTTAGGAAAAggtagctttttctttcccctgttcaTTGTGCTAAGACTCAGCACTGGGACTTTTTCTTGACTGTATTGCTGGTGTGTCCACTGCTCAGAGCCTTCTCCGCGGAGAAGGCTGTCGGTCTGGTGGGGGCGTAGAGCAGGCAGCCTGCGAACCGGTTCCTGCTTTAGCTGAGAATAGTTTTCAGACTAAGAAGGAAGATGCCCATTTTGAGTGGGCATTTAAGTGTTTAAAAAGCTTATGTGGTGTTTGCTGCTGCCCCTTCCATGCCTGGGTAAGAGCTTTTGTAGGACCGCAGGGCTTGTCTGAGGAAATACTTGCTCATCCCCAGAACCATGAGGTTCTTCCataataggggttttttttccctctttttttgcaGGTGTTTCTTGAACTCTTCAGTGCGTCACAGAACTGTTGTGTTTTGCGATATCCTGCTTAAACTCTTGGAAGAAAATCTGCCAACAGCCAAAAATGACCTGAGTTGGAGAGTTGCTGCTTTATCCCCAGGTAGTACGTTGGTAGCTCAGTGGCTTCTCAATACCACAGCTTAGCACAGCTTGCTTTCAGCAAGTTGCTGAAGGAGGGAGTTGTCACTAGGGTCTCTCTCTCTAGGATGGGTAGTgatctgcatgtgtgtgtctcCTGAGGAGCATTGGGACAGCTGGTGTCTCTAATCAGCTCCCATGTTCTTGGACACATCCTGGAGCAGCCTTGTAGGGAAATGAGCAGCTGCCCTCCTGTATTCTGTGTTCCAGTGTGCCGCTCACGAGCTGTTTATGCCTCAGCATATGTTTCCTACACCAGCCCCTTGTGCTGCCTTGGTTGAGTTGGCCTTTGGGCACTCTTGCTATTGAATTGCCCCCTTTTATAACATGATGGGAGCTGGAGGTATCTGCTAATATGAGGCAGTGCAAAAGAGGAGAGGCAATACTGTACAACAGGGTCTGGCATTGCTTTCTCTGGCGGTAACATACCTTGAGTAACGTTTATCAAAGTGTATTTATGAACCTAAACATGCCTCAAACCCTACTGTGGATTTATTGGCTCCCAGCAGCTGTTGAGTGAGGCTTCACGTTGGGAGTGCGCTCAGCCCACTGCAGGCTTGCAGGAGTTTCCTGTGAAGTCACCAAGTGTGTCAGTCCCAGGCTTTTGAAAGTCCCACTGTTCATGAACTCACAGCTTTTATTTCAACAGTTAAATGCCTCATTATGTGCTTCCTTAGTGTTCATGCCTATAGTCAAGTAGAAGCTCAGTTCTGGCAATGCTAGTGGTGGGATTTCGATATTGGCTGGATGGGATGggaggtgaaggaaagagaagtggAGACTTACCCTGCTGCTGGTATGGTACTGGCTGTGTTAAGCTTGACTGTCACCTGTGGAAGGGAATAGAAAAAAGGTTTGAGTGGCAGTGGCCTCAGATCACCGTTACATAGCATGCAATGGCTAATAGGCAGCTGAAGTCTTTCCATTTGATGTTTGAGGTGGTGGACTTTGAAATGAGATCTTTAAACagcctgaaattttaaaattacccctatgccctccctctcccctcccattgCCCGCACACTGATGTTTATAACTTTATAGATACACAGGCCTGTGCACGCAGCCCTGACTTAGATGTGTTCTTCTCTCCCAGGACCAGCTTCCTGCCCTGTGTTTAGCATGCCATTTGGATGCACCGTACACTATGGTTCACATCAATGTGTTGAAAAAATTGATGTTTGTTCTCGTGGTGATACTGGTAGCGCTGACAGTTTGCTTGTGGAGAGAGATGAGAAGAAGCTACTATGTTCCTTTCAAGACCGAGAACGATGATTCGCAGGTTCACAGGACTTCGGAAAAATGGATCCCACTTAAATCACAGGGCCTCTTCCGTGAAGCAGCCAGTGAACTGGGTCAGATACCCAAAACATGGTTTGGTAACCACAACAAAGTAAGAGGCAGCACCTCTGGAACAGCTGAAAAGTCCAAGAAAGCATCAGACTCTGTGAAGGTATGGGATAAGGACAGCTCATCCAGAAATCTCATACCCAGGTTGCAGAAGGTCAGAAAAAACTACTTGTCCATGAACAAGTACAATGTGACTTACAACGGGAAGAGGAACACTGCTAAACTCAGCCCAGAGAAGCTGCTCTGCCAGCTACGGGACAGGGTGAACGTGACCATGATACAGGGATCGGATGGTCCTTTTGATACCTCTGAATGGCAGCAATACCTACCAGGGAAAAGCCTCAATGAAACAGTGGGCCGCCTGGGTCGCTGTGCCGTTGTGTCCTCAGCAGGGTCTCTGAAATCATCTCATTTGGGACAAGAGATAGGTTGGTATCTTTCTATTAGCATGAAGTCAAATAACATTGTTTTATAAGTGACACTGAATAGAAGTAATCTACTGTCGTGCTCTTACCAATAAGTCACTGGTGTGGTCACAAaggtctttaaaataaattgaaatattatCCTTGAACTTCTTCTAGAGTTAGTGAACATAACAGACTAGGAAGAGATGGGAGTAATGATCAGATTCTCGCTTCCTTTCTGAATGTACACACCGCACAGTGTAGGCTGCATTATGATGCCCTAGATCACAGTGCCTGTGAGCCTTGGACCTTGGGTGGACCAAAACGGGCAAGCTCCAAGGGAGTGGAAGGGTTGGGTTGAGCTGAGAGGACATGACGTATGTGCAGGTAGTTCTATTCCAGCTAGTCCTTTCAATTTTCATGATTGCGTTGGCATCACTAGAGGGTAGCACTAatactggataccagggagaggTCATGGTTCCTAAAGTGTTTGTTTATTGAGAGGGTTTGGGGTGGGTCGAGTAATGCCAATGCATTCATTGCACAGTCAACAGTCAAGATTTTTCATTCAGAAGGACTTCTTcagagaagtaaaacaaaacactaaaggggaaaaaaccccactggacacagccctgagcaatctgctgTAGCTGACCCAGTGTTGAGCAGAGGGGCTGGGCACAGATAATCTtcataggtcccttccagccttaGTGACGCTGTAATTCTTGCTCATGGCTTTCCAAAAGTGGCACTGCTTCATTCTGAACCACAAGGCAGTGGCTGAGTTTGAGTGGTCCAGGAGACCATGGAAAAACTTTACTGGGCTTTATTTTATCTCTTCTTTAGACAAAGTTTGGTGATGCTTTGCAAAGTCTTATCTGACCATATTTATCTGCGGTTAATGCGTTAATTAATGAACGCTGAAGCATTGGTCTTGTACCGTGGATTATAAAGTAGCATGTTCTGATACCAAAGCATTTTGTGTCTTTAAGAAAGCAGCATGCAGGGGAAACCAACTGTCCAGCCTTCAACTCAGGATTTTGTGCCTGGCAGAAAATTCTCCTGTGCCTGCAGTTCCCTCAGCTTTCTTCACTAATTGTTGTTTGAGGCTCAGTTAAGATTCACACTTGGCTGAACTGCAGCTTCACTGCAGAAGTTTTAAAGCCTATGAGTGTTCTCTCCAGTGGAAATTGTTTGCAGGCTTCAGTGTGTCCATACGTTCTCTGTTGGATCAGGTCCCTTTGGCCTGCACTTAGCTGCAAGTAGCCTTCATCCTGTGAAACAAGTAGATAGATAGCTTTTAATACATTATTCATGGACAACTTGGGCAAAGCCTTCAGAATCGTAGACCCCGGATACTCATGGAAGGGGTCAGGGTTTTGTTCTGGTACTTGCTCAGAAGTTCTCCCCCAAACTCCTCTCTGCTCCACAGGGCAGGTGGGCAGGCACTAGAATGAGGTTGAACAGTCTGAAGTGTGTTAAAATGCCATGAAAGATGCGATGAGAAAGATAGTGGCGGTATGAACCAGGATAGCATTACCTTCTGGTAAAAATTACAGGTGGGCGTTGGTTGATGTAATTGTTTCCGCCTCTGAGGAGCGTTTGAGGCCAGGTGGGTCAAGACTTGGTAAGCCAATTCTGACTTTTCCTTTGAGTACCTGTCTTGGCTTGTTTAGGTGCCTCTTGAAGTTCAGTAGCTAAAGGTTTCCACAGAAGTGACCTTAACaccctcccctgacacagctggCTTGTGTCTCTGTTAGACTCCTGCATACAGATACAACTGCTCGCTCCTCCATAGGGGGGCCGTCTCGAGAGCTGAGGGTGGCATTTACAGCGTGTTGTAATGCAGTCCGTGCAAGCGCTGGGTTCGGTATCAGAGCAGCCAAGAAGTGCGACGGGCTGTGCTCCGGCTGCAATGCAGCTGAAAGGGCGTCAGACGTGGAAAGCCATTTCATTGTTCCTACGGCTGGCCTCAGAGCCTGTCCCCGAAACTGAAGCACCAGTTTGTTCCAGATCGCAAGGGATGGATGCTGGAAAGGTTACTGTGTAATGTGCCTGAGGCGAATGCCGTTAACCCTTGCTGGTGTCCCTGTCTTGCGTTCCTTGCGCCTGGGTCACAGGCTTTAACCTTTCTGCTCAAGCAGTCATCTCTGCTAGTGATTCTGCAGAGTTTTCGGCACTTGCAGCCTTGAGCTGGGCAGAGTGAATATCAAAGGATTCAGGAGTATTCAGTGTACTTAtgtatggtttttttcctagttttgaCCTGATGTATTTCCAGGTAGGAAAAGCCGTGGTTTTGTTGGAGGAAGGTGCCAGAAAGGTACTAAATCTGACAGgcttaaaatgaagcatttgcGTAGATGAGCACAACGGATTGCTGAATTATTGTTCCAGGAAATATTTGCTCTGTGTAATCACGTTAAGATATCAAATGAGCAATTAGCCAATGTAAGGGAGGCTGGCAGAGCAGAACGGGGAGAAGCTTGTAAACAAGCAGCTTGTATCTTACTGGGCTCTTGGTGTTATTGTAGGTTATGAATTGCCAGTGAAAAATCTGATATGAGAAATACCAAGTGCTGCGCAACCACCTGGAGTCAGAGTGCTTCAGAGAGCCAGCTACTCTGCCTGTGCAGTCATTAAACACcccttttaaatgcaaatttagGGCCTAATAATGCTTGGTGTCTGGCTGAAGTTATATGGGGAAATTATAACCCTGTACTCTATTGATGCAAGGTAGGATGTGGAGTTGAGGGTCTGTAGTGGTAACTACAGAACTGCTTCTCAGCGTGGAcacattttttcagaaacatcacctttctgggttttttgtgttgctttGGCAGGGCTCTAAACAAGATCTACTTGTCTTTGAGAATAAAGTAGCTGAGAAACTAGTCTTCACTGCCAGTGATTACTGATCCTCCAGCATTGCTTGTGAGAACACCCCTGTTTTCAAGAAAATGATCTTGAAAAGACCTGGTTCTGGACCAGGCGAGCCCTTCTGCCCTGGCTGGGGACTCAGCAATTCCCCACAGACCCCAGCTGCCACTGCCGTGAACTGTGGTTGTGTGGCCTCAGGGCAAAGGCAGGGAAGTTGATCCTGTTCCTCTAACTCAATGCCTCTGATCACGGGAAAGGTTTCCTATCCAAATCTAGCCAAGAGGTATGGAGAAGCCAGGGTGCCAGGGTGACAGGCACGAACGCCTTCTGTgccgcagcagcagcctggctctgTGGCATTACGGCAACGTGGCCGGCTGTGCCGAGGCAGAGGAGGGTTGCTGGAGGAGTGCTGTGCTATCTTAAGAGATGATGCCAGCAGAGGAAAACGCAGTGAATCCCAAGGCATGTTACAAGCTGTGGCTGTAAATGCACAGCggtggttttatttctgtaacgTGGGAGGTATGCTGGCAGGCTGAAGTCAGCTTTGCTTTCCGCTGTGGTTATTATACATGTTTCTCGGGCTGGTCAACCTCCAGGCTGTAAGAGAGGACAGTGGCTTGCCGTTATTTCCTAGTTGCTTAGTTTGCAGCCAGCCACATGGTAAATTAATTGTATATCGGTCTATCTACTGGTAAagtggaaggaagaagagagagggggaaggagatgcTGCACTCCTCCATGCAGAGCAAATGCTAGGGCTGCTCTCAGCCTGCCAGTGGATTGTAGTttaaaaaagtggatttttaaaagtgtattgaTCACTAAGTTAGACTAACAACTTCTTCCACAGAATCTGGTTTGGTACTTCTGATTGTTACGTGGAAAGCCAGGGACTAGCCAGATAGTATTAGAAATGCAGGTGAATAGCCTATTACACATCTCTTCTATCCAAAAAACAGTTGTTAGCTTACAGGTTTTcactctgttttgctttcagataGCCATGATGCTGTTTTGCGATTCAATGGGGCTCCTATCAAGGGGTTTCAAGAAGATGTGGGGCAAAAGACAACAATTCGTCTTGTGAACTCCCAGGTAGGTCTGACTAACATGTGCCAAATGGGCCAAGCGTGGCAGAGCTGCGTACCTCCCCTGTGCTGCCTGGGAGCTGAGCAGCAGGCTGAAATAACAACATCCACGGGGCTTCTGCTTTCATCTGCTGCTGGGAGGTCTTTAAAATGAAGTTGGGGAGAACAGGGCTTTCTATCCAATTTCTCCTGTCCCTAGCAGATAGCCATAGGATGGGAACATCTTTCCTTTCCGGGGGACAGCTGGTAAATCTGAGGTTGCTGCAGTTAAACTAGCACGTGCTAGCTAATGTGCAGAAGCCTGCTTGCAATTTACGGCAGGCACAAGGTAACTTGATTTTTGTCTTGGCTCGAAGCCTCATTGTTAGTACAGGAAGGCCAGCTGCAtgcttgctgctgtgctctgggagCGTGAGGCAGGAATGACACTGCAGCTCAGCTAACGCTGCTCAGCAAACTGAGGGGTGCCAAGAGACAAGTTGTGTCTGCCCCAGAGATGGGTATGAAGAATGAAGGAAGTTTATGTGGCTTTTAATAAAAGAACAATACTTTTCTGCCCGGCGATTCCGCAGACTCTAAGATAACGCATTAACCAGGGCTGTTCAATGGCTGAAGACAATTGGCAAAGGACCCACCTTTAAAGCTGTAGCCTGCACACAGCCAGGAGAGCGTAGGGGCTCTGGTGGCAGTTGGAGGGTCCAGGACCTCATTGCAGAGCATGACAGAAAGTACCTTTAATGCAAGGCGTTGCTTACCAAGTTAAATTTTCTCTGACTCTGAGAGCTCTTTCTAGGTATGAGGCTGTATGTCTGCTAATTTTCTTTGGACTTCAGTAGGCTTTGAAGCAGACTCTCAGTGGTTAGGAATGTGTCTAGCAATACATTAGCAGGGTTAGTATGCCACCCGTTCAGGAGCAGAGCGAGACCCACAACGGAGACTGTCGCTGCTCTAGGTACATCTCAGATGGTGTTTGCACCCTACTTCCATGTGTCTGTTACCCCCCATGTTTGCCCATTTCAGGGAGAGAAGTTTTCAACTGTGGACAcgcagagagaagaggaaatcACAGTAGTGCGTGCTGGTGAGGGAATGGAGTGGGACAGTAAATACGGAATAGGCCAAGGGCCGCTGGATAAAAGACCCGGTGCAGCATTGCAACACAGAGTACGAGCACCTCCTCACCcaggaagagggggaggaggctGTAGGCACATGAAGACTGAGGGAGTGAGTGGGGGAGAGTTGGGGGACTGAAGCGTAGCTTTTGTACTCCAGAACTGAAAAGGCAGTTTGCTTTCCTCACCCCAAAGCTAAGATTTATAGGCCTGGAGTTTTCTCATCTGCCTCTGTGTGAGGAGTCCGTGGGTGCTGCCGTGTAACAAGGCTTGAAGtttctcaaagcagcagcaggagcttggCCATCCTCTTCAAAGGCAAGATGTGGAGCTAGCTTGTAACCAGTTTCCCTAGTTCATTTTGTGTGTCTTTTGAAGTACGTTCTTGCTTCTTGTGTGAATGCTGTTGCTACCTCTTTCTGCCCTTGGGTCTCGCCTTCTCCCCTTGCTACCAtgctctgttctgctgctttctgcatctCGATTCCCCTGTGTTAAACCACCAGTCAGATGCCGGACGGTTTGTCCTTTCTGAACCAGTCTGTTTTTAGCAGACATATCTGGCTGCTGAcatccttcttcctctgccctgtTTGACCTCTCCATTTTTTTATCTCTCCcttctgtgtgtatttttatgaTGTCAGATAGGTGTTATCACTTAAGAAACCTTTCTTTGGAGGATGTGCTCATTGCCAAACTTACTGTGATATGAAACCAGCAAAAACACATACGTGACCTGTGTGATACTAGGGTTATCTGCACAGGGAGGAGGGTAACTGTGTGATTGTACAGCTGTAATATAGCAGTAATAGCTCTCCATGTGGATGCTCTTATTTTGGACCAACTGTAGTAATAGCCACGTCATTACAGTGCTTCTGTTCTCCATGCAGATCGGCCTGCAGCCATGGGTTTTTCATCTGCCACCATCCCCTCTGAACAGAGACACCAGCTAAGAAAACTTCAGTTGCAGGGAGAGCAAAGTTGTTCCAGTTTTTAGAGTTAACTCAAAGTTAACTCATAGTGCAGCATTGATCTAGCTGCTGAACAGGGCAAAAGATGTTCTCCATCTGAATAGTGCAGAGTCTCTCTTCTGGAGTTTCTAAGCTGAACAGCTCTAAGTGCAGTCCCTGTTATCTTCAGGAATCACTGGATTGGGAGcctggttttcttctgtgttttttatttgcACTTTTAATGGTTCAGTGCTGTTTTAGTCATGGCAACATCATTTTAACCTTCTTGTTAGTAGGGTTGCCTGAtcacattttgttttcagcttgctGCAGGAGCTGCGCCTTGCAGAGAGCTCTTGCAGGCATCAGGTACTGGCTGGACAAGCTGTAATTCGTTCTTGTTCTGGGTTTGGCTTTTCTCATAAGTGGTCACTGGGAACAGGGATGGGATTGTGGCTTGGCTGCTCTTATTTTGGCTCTTACTATTGATCAGTCCTCAGCCCACTCCCAAATTGAAGCAAATGGGATCTCCTGAATCTAATATGTCAAAACTAGTCTGTATTGAGTAGTATCCCTTTGGCATGTGTGGCCAGTGGCCCTAAGTTgcttaataattattttaagatatttttctgtaatttgggGACCAGTCTCTAGCACATATCTGGCGTGGATGGTTTTAACAGTAGAGTAGGGTATCTTGTGCATCTGTGTTCATAGGGAAAGATTAATAGATTGATACTGGCAGGAGGGGGGGAAATTTGGGATCCTCAGATCTGAGGATAGGCTTGTAGGTCCACCAGCTTGGTAGTCATTCTAACTAAAGAAATCCTTTAACATTACCTTGCTTATTTTCTTAGACCTTCACTGGTTCATCAGTACTCCTTCCTTTAATGGCATGTTTTCCTGCAGTCTCATGCAAGGCATCGATTTGCCCTGGGAAGGCAGTCACATCTTGTGAAAATAAGGGCTGAAGAGCGTGCAGAGGGAGTGCAAATGTCATTCTGTAGGACACAactcctttctgcagagctgaccAAAGTCCAGAGTACGTCATTCCTCCCAGCCCTTGTTTACAGTTCTCCTTGGCTGGCTTCTCACTGTTGTGGAGAGCACTCTGCTTTG
The Harpia harpyja isolate bHarHar1 chromosome 12, bHarHar1 primary haplotype, whole genome shotgun sequence genome window above contains:
- the ST6GAL1 gene encoding beta-galactoside alpha-2,6-sialyltransferase 1 isoform X2 → MVHINVLKKLMFVLVVILVALTVCLWREMRRSYYVPFKTENDDSQVHRTSEKWIPLKSQGLFREAASELGQIPKTWFGNHNKVRGSTSGTAEKSKKASDSVKVWDKDSSSRNLIPRLQKVRKNYLSMNKYNVTYNGKRNTAKLSPEKLLCQLRDRVNVTMIQGSDGPFDTSEWQQYLPGKSLNETVGRLGRCAVVSSAGSLKSSHLGQEIDSHDAVLRFNGAPIKGFQEDVGQKTTIRLVNSQLVTVEEQQFLREALYNTGILIVWDPAPYHAEIHEWYRKPDYNFFESYKLYRSAHPEQPFYILNPKMQWQLWDILQENSLEHIQPNPPSSGMLGIVIMMTLCDEVDVYEFLPSKRQTDICHYYQKFHDRACTMGAYHPLLFEKNLVKHINQGTDEDIYIQGKVTLPGFRNVHC
- the ST6GAL1 gene encoding beta-galactoside alpha-2,6-sialyltransferase 1 isoform X1, encoding MKDQLPALCLACHLDAPYTMVHINVLKKLMFVLVVILVALTVCLWREMRRSYYVPFKTENDDSQVHRTSEKWIPLKSQGLFREAASELGQIPKTWFGNHNKVRGSTSGTAEKSKKASDSVKVWDKDSSSRNLIPRLQKVRKNYLSMNKYNVTYNGKRNTAKLSPEKLLCQLRDRVNVTMIQGSDGPFDTSEWQQYLPGKSLNETVGRLGRCAVVSSAGSLKSSHLGQEIDSHDAVLRFNGAPIKGFQEDVGQKTTIRLVNSQLVTVEEQQFLREALYNTGILIVWDPAPYHAEIHEWYRKPDYNFFESYKLYRSAHPEQPFYILNPKMQWQLWDILQENSLEHIQPNPPSSGMLGIVIMMTLCDEVDVYEFLPSKRQTDICHYYQKFHDRACTMGAYHPLLFEKNLVKHINQGTDEDIYIQGKVTLPGFRNVHC